One window of Opisthocomus hoazin isolate bOpiHoa1 chromosome 13, bOpiHoa1.hap1, whole genome shotgun sequence genomic DNA carries:
- the PLA2G1B gene encoding phospholipase A2, translated as MKSLALLFLLSVGTACAAVEPRALWDFRSMIKCTIPDSYPLLEFADYGCYCGLGGGGTAVDELDRCCEAHDQCYTKAKKLESCKSLADNPYTGSYSFSCSSGKITCSSKNDDCEMFVCNCDRTAAMCFAKAPYNSEHKSLDRNKYCT; from the exons ATGAAGTCCCTGGCCCTGCTTTTCCTGCTGTCTG TGGGCACAGCCTGCGCTGCTGTCGAACCCCGGGCCTTGTGGGATTTTCGCAGCATGATCAAATGCACCATACCGGACAGCTATCCTCTGCTGGAGTTTGCCGACTACGGCTGCTACTGCGGCTTGGGAGGCGGAGGGACCGCGGTGGATGAGCTTGACAG GTGCTGTGAAGCACATGACCAATGCTACACGAAGGCAAAGAAACTGGAATCATGCAAATCGCTCGCGGACAACCCCTACACAGGGTCATACAGCTTCAGCTGCTCCAGTGGGAAGATTACGTGTAGCA gcAAAAACGACGACTGCGAGATGTTCGTCTGCAACTGCGACCGCACCGCTGCCATGTGCTTCGCCAAGGCGCCCTACAATTCCGAGCACAAGTCGCTGGACCGCAACAAATACTGCACCTAA
- the SIRT4 gene encoding NAD-dependent protein lipoamidase sirtuin-4, mitochondrial isoform X1, with product MCSVLGFQLNMFSARKLSGVCKAIRSHHFRSHSVSRTLPNLAFVPACLPPDPREVEELQRFVSNSKRLFVMTGAGISTESGIPDYRSEGVGLYARTDRRPIQHAEFVRSAGARQRYWARNYVGWPQFSSHQPNTAHLVLRDWERLGKLHWLVTQNVDALHTKAGSQRVTELHGCTHRVFCLACGHQVLRSELQEQFEALNPTWKAEAFGVAPDGDVFLTDEQVLNFQIPDCRKCGGILKPDVTFFGDTVSREKVNFVHQRLAESDSMLVAGSSMQVYSGYRFALAARDKKLPIAILNIGPTRLDHFASLKLNSRCGELLPLIVARDPIS from the exons ATGTGTTCTGTTCTTGGCTTTCAGCTGAACATGTTCTCTGCCAGGAAGCTGTCAGGAGTTTGCAAAGCCATCAGATCCCATCATTTCAGATCCCATTCTGTATCCAGGACCTTGCCAAACTTGGCTTTCGTGCCAGCCTGTCTTCCCCCAGATCCCAGGGAAGTAGAGGAGCTGCAGCGCTTTGTTTCTAACTCCAAGAGGCTGTTTGTAATGACCGGAGCTGGAATCTCGACTGAATCGGGGATCCCAGATTACCGCTCTGAAGGTGTCGGGCTCTACGCCAGGACAGACAGACGGCCCATCCAGCATGCTGAGTTCGTTCGTAGTGCTGGTGCCCGGCAGCGGTACTGGGCAAGGAACTATGTGGGCTGGCCCCAGTTCTCCTCTCACCAGCCAAACACAGCACACCTGGTACTAAGAGACTGGGAGAGGCTGGGGAAGCTGCACTGGCTGGTGACCCAGAACGTGGATGCCCTTCACACCAAAGCCGGGAGCCAGCGCGTGACGGAACTGCATGGCTGCACGCACAG GGTTTTCTGCCTGGCTTGCGGACACCAAGTCTTGCGCTCTGAGCTTCAGGAGCAGTTTGAAGCTCTGAATCCCACCTGGAAAGCTGAAGCGTTTGGTGTGGCTCCAGATGGGGATGTCTTCCTGACGGATGAGCAGGTGCTTAATTTCCAAATCCCAGACTGCCGTAAATGTGGTGGAATCCTGAAGCCCGACGTGACATTCTTTGGGGACACAGTGAGCCGGGAAAAAGTGAATTTTGTGCACCAACGCCTGGCAGAATCAGACTCCATGCTGGTGGCAGGATCCTCTATGCAG GTATACTCTGGTTATAGGTTTGCTCTTGCTGCCCGGGATAAGAAGCTGCCAATTGCGATCCTTAATATTGGGCCCACAAGGTTAGATCACTTTGCATCCTTAAAACTGAATTCCCGCTGTGGAGAGCTGCTGCCTTTGATTGTTGCACGTGACCCAATAAGCTGA
- the SIRT4 gene encoding NAD-dependent protein lipoamidase sirtuin-4, mitochondrial isoform X2 — translation MFSARKLSGVCKAIRSHHFRSHSVSRTLPNLAFVPACLPPDPREVEELQRFVSNSKRLFVMTGAGISTESGIPDYRSEGVGLYARTDRRPIQHAEFVRSAGARQRYWARNYVGWPQFSSHQPNTAHLVLRDWERLGKLHWLVTQNVDALHTKAGSQRVTELHGCTHRVFCLACGHQVLRSELQEQFEALNPTWKAEAFGVAPDGDVFLTDEQVLNFQIPDCRKCGGILKPDVTFFGDTVSREKVNFVHQRLAESDSMLVAGSSMQVYSGYRFALAARDKKLPIAILNIGPTRLDHFASLKLNSRCGELLPLIVARDPIS, via the exons ATGTTCTCTGCCAGGAAGCTGTCAGGAGTTTGCAAAGCCATCAGATCCCATCATTTCAGATCCCATTCTGTATCCAGGACCTTGCCAAACTTGGCTTTCGTGCCAGCCTGTCTTCCCCCAGATCCCAGGGAAGTAGAGGAGCTGCAGCGCTTTGTTTCTAACTCCAAGAGGCTGTTTGTAATGACCGGAGCTGGAATCTCGACTGAATCGGGGATCCCAGATTACCGCTCTGAAGGTGTCGGGCTCTACGCCAGGACAGACAGACGGCCCATCCAGCATGCTGAGTTCGTTCGTAGTGCTGGTGCCCGGCAGCGGTACTGGGCAAGGAACTATGTGGGCTGGCCCCAGTTCTCCTCTCACCAGCCAAACACAGCACACCTGGTACTAAGAGACTGGGAGAGGCTGGGGAAGCTGCACTGGCTGGTGACCCAGAACGTGGATGCCCTTCACACCAAAGCCGGGAGCCAGCGCGTGACGGAACTGCATGGCTGCACGCACAG GGTTTTCTGCCTGGCTTGCGGACACCAAGTCTTGCGCTCTGAGCTTCAGGAGCAGTTTGAAGCTCTGAATCCCACCTGGAAAGCTGAAGCGTTTGGTGTGGCTCCAGATGGGGATGTCTTCCTGACGGATGAGCAGGTGCTTAATTTCCAAATCCCAGACTGCCGTAAATGTGGTGGAATCCTGAAGCCCGACGTGACATTCTTTGGGGACACAGTGAGCCGGGAAAAAGTGAATTTTGTGCACCAACGCCTGGCAGAATCAGACTCCATGCTGGTGGCAGGATCCTCTATGCAG GTATACTCTGGTTATAGGTTTGCTCTTGCTGCCCGGGATAAGAAGCTGCCAATTGCGATCCTTAATATTGGGCCCACAAGGTTAGATCACTTTGCATCCTTAAAACTGAATTCCCGCTGTGGAGAGCTGCTGCCTTTGATTGTTGCACGTGACCCAATAAGCTGA